The following proteins are encoded in a genomic region of Schistocerca serialis cubense isolate TAMUIC-IGC-003099 chromosome 9, iqSchSeri2.2, whole genome shotgun sequence:
- the LOC126419627 gene encoding prismalin-14-like — protein MLKAALVLQVCVLAVACLGLLACCQADYPVHKLVAPYYGVYDPYWHVNKHCKTHKVKVIDDIYEPHYHGYGPYLHGYHGFGYPGYGYHGYGSHYYGYPAHGYHGYGKHYYGFPALKAGLW, from the exons ATGTTGAAAGCGGCCCTGGTGTTGCAGGTGTGTGTACTGGCCGTGGCTTGCCTGGGGCTGCTGGCGTGCTGCCAGGCGGACTACCCCGTCCACAAGCTGGTGGCTCCCTACTACGGCGTGTACGACCCTTACTGGCACGTCAACAAGCACTGCAAGACGCACAAGGTCAAAGTCATTG ACGATATCTACGAGCCCCACTACCATGGTTACGGGCCCTATCTGCACGGTTACCATGGATTCGGCTACCCTGGTTACGGTTACCACGGCTATGGCAGTCATTACTACGGCTACCCTGCGCATGGGTACCACGGTTATGGCAAGCATTACTACGGCTTCCCCGCTCTGAAAGCTGGTCTCTGGTAA